In the Actinomycetota bacterium genome, one interval contains:
- a CDS encoding helix-turn-helix domain containing protein: MKGSVGTTTSIYHTRLPHQWELERMMGEVLSREARRRLRWIEHFRSCGNARMTCRHFAISPTTFYKWLKRYLKRGLRGLEDLPRTPKRKRVSEIPWQTIQLICDLRREHPAWSKHKIAVILKRDYGIRLSSSSVGRVLKRKGLYDKRVSRKKSRAAKRRKARLRSEGWMRKAFPGCLI; encoded by the coding sequence ATGAAGGGTTCAGTTGGAACCACTACTAGTATCTACCACACCAGGCTTCCCCATCAATGGGAGTTGGAGAGAATGATGGGCGAGGTCCTCTCCAGGGAGGCCAGAAGGAGGCTGCGCTGGATAGAGCACTTTCGCAGCTGCGGAAATGCCAGGATGACCTGCCGCCACTTCGCCATCTCCCCCACCACCTTCTACAAGTGGCTGAAGAGGTACCTGAAACGGGGGCTCAGGGGACTGGAGGACCTCCCCCGCACCCCGAAAAGGAAAAGGGTCTCGGAGATCCCCTGGCAGACGATCCAGCTCATCTGCGACTTAAGGAGAGAGCACCCCGCCTGGTCCAAGCACAAGATAGCGGTGATCCTCAAGAGGGACTACGGCATCCGCCTTTCTTCCTCCAGCGTGGGAAGGGTCCTCAAAAGGAAGGGCCTCTACGATAAGAGGGTCTCCAGAAAGAAGAGCCGGGCGGCCAAAAGGAGGAAGGCTCGCCTGCGCTCGGAGGGCTGGATGAGGAAGGCCTTCCCGGGGTGCCTCATCCA
- the mfd gene encoding transcription-repair coupling factor, which yields MMGDMAGSPAPEGEPEALRRIVERLVAVLEERLPGWRDIRGRLVIGAGEEVHPFLAAVVFEACSGPLLVVVPGREAAAEMEDLLAQLLGGEAVRPFPFRELVIAGERGEDAEAVSLRSRALAALCGGKHVAVVCEAEALGRPFPIGREALEPLRIRVGMEVERDEVLLRLADMGYQREYLVEGAGQFAVRGAILDVYDPALPLPVRAEFFGDRVERVRYFNPVDQRSGEALEEAAVYPVRSPHTEECSLLALPGEGGAVVFSQPLLIRERLRSQGAGELILHECVGEKGSRDTEERDFRKGEGAFPRLVELDPVAGAAHAFLPVTGVAQYRGRMDALASDLRELLAQGWEAWMFLETEGRRARIREFLEEEGIPVSSARAAGRGRLALSRDRCGRGFRLPGARLIVIGERDVFGGPRARPAMRVPPSGRPVEGWWDLEEGDYVVHVNHGIAVYGGLVEREVEGSVREYLLLRYAGGDSLYVPSDRIDLVHRYVGAEKPTVHRLSGRHWQRVKRRARAAAREMAVDLLRLYAERMARPGHAFSPDDPWQRELEESFPFVETPDQAKAVREVKEDMERPVPMDRLVYGDVGYGKTEVAVRAAFKAVMDGRQVAVLVPTTVLAQQHHRTFSERFSPFPVRVEVLSRFRSPREQRELLEKIASGEVDVVIGTHRLLQEDVHMANLGLVIVDEEHRFGVAQKERLKALRRSVDVLTLTATPIPRTLQMSLSGLRDMSVIDTPIEDRQAVITSVGPYDERLVREAIRNELSREGQVFYVHNRVQTIERAARHVRELVPEARVLVGHGQMREERLQRVMEDFISHRADVLVCTTIVESGLDIPNANTLIVDGAENLGLAQLYHLRGRIGRSDRQAYAYFLFRPGGRMTEGAAQRLKVVRDFSELGAGLRVAMKDLEIRGAGNLLGPEQHGHVEAVGFELYCRMLAEAVEELRGRRRPRASQVTIDLPLRAFVPEEYVARSSRRVEIYRRLAEAREEAEISSLYEEVRDRYGPPPPESDTLFAVARLRLACMAAGVREVGREGDMVVLRLGAGGARRVEELLAGMERAASPWSLHVHRRGVQELVLRCEEAGWKEMGIHHVESLARTLIAAAAGEAPVGDV from the coding sequence ATGATGGGTGACATGGCCGGGTCGCCGGCGCCCGAGGGGGAGCCCGAAGCCCTGCGGCGCATCGTGGAGCGCCTGGTGGCCGTCCTGGAGGAACGGCTGCCGGGATGGCGCGACATCCGCGGACGCCTGGTGATAGGCGCAGGTGAGGAAGTGCATCCCTTCCTGGCCGCCGTCGTCTTCGAGGCCTGCAGCGGGCCCCTCCTGGTGGTAGTGCCAGGCAGGGAAGCCGCCGCGGAGATGGAAGACCTGCTGGCACAGCTGCTCGGAGGGGAGGCGGTGAGGCCCTTCCCATTCCGCGAGCTGGTCATAGCGGGGGAGAGGGGCGAGGACGCGGAGGCGGTATCGCTGCGCTCGCGCGCCCTCGCCGCCCTGTGCGGCGGGAAGCACGTGGCGGTGGTGTGCGAAGCGGAGGCCCTGGGCCGGCCCTTCCCGATCGGCCGGGAGGCCCTGGAGCCCCTGCGCATCCGGGTGGGCATGGAGGTGGAGAGAGACGAGGTCCTCCTGCGCCTGGCGGACATGGGATACCAGCGGGAATACCTGGTGGAAGGGGCAGGCCAGTTCGCCGTGCGCGGGGCCATCCTTGATGTGTACGACCCGGCGCTTCCCCTGCCGGTGAGGGCGGAGTTCTTCGGGGACCGCGTGGAGAGGGTGCGATACTTCAACCCCGTCGACCAGCGTTCCGGCGAGGCGCTGGAGGAGGCGGCGGTATACCCCGTGCGTTCCCCGCACACGGAGGAGTGTTCGCTGCTCGCTTTGCCGGGGGAAGGGGGAGCCGTCGTCTTCTCCCAGCCGCTGCTCATAAGGGAGAGGTTGCGCTCGCAGGGCGCGGGGGAGCTCATCCTCCATGAATGCGTCGGGGAAAAGGGGTCACGGGATACGGAAGAACGCGACTTCCGGAAAGGGGAGGGTGCCTTCCCCCGCCTCGTGGAGCTGGACCCCGTGGCCGGTGCGGCGCACGCCTTCCTGCCGGTGACGGGGGTGGCGCAGTACCGGGGCCGCATGGACGCGCTCGCCTCCGACCTGCGCGAACTGCTCGCGCAGGGCTGGGAGGCGTGGATGTTCCTGGAGACGGAGGGCCGCCGCGCCAGGATAAGGGAGTTCCTGGAAGAGGAGGGGATACCAGTCTCCTCCGCGCGTGCGGCCGGGCGCGGGAGACTGGCCCTTTCACGCGACAGGTGCGGCAGGGGGTTCCGCCTTCCCGGAGCGAGGCTCATCGTCATCGGCGAGCGTGACGTCTTCGGGGGGCCGCGTGCACGCCCCGCGATGCGGGTGCCGCCTTCGGGGCGGCCGGTGGAGGGCTGGTGGGACCTGGAGGAAGGCGATTACGTGGTCCACGTCAACCACGGCATCGCGGTTTACGGGGGCCTGGTGGAGAGGGAGGTCGAGGGGTCGGTGAGGGAATACCTCCTCCTGCGCTACGCGGGAGGCGACTCGCTATACGTGCCCAGCGACCGCATAGACCTCGTGCACCGCTACGTCGGCGCCGAGAAGCCCACCGTGCACCGCCTTTCCGGCCGCCACTGGCAGCGCGTGAAGCGCCGCGCGCGCGCCGCGGCTCGCGAGATGGCGGTGGACCTCCTGCGCCTCTACGCGGAGCGCATGGCCCGCCCCGGGCACGCCTTCTCGCCCGACGATCCCTGGCAGAGGGAGCTGGAGGAATCCTTCCCCTTCGTGGAGACGCCGGACCAGGCGAAGGCGGTGCGGGAGGTGAAGGAGGACATGGAGAGGCCCGTTCCCATGGACCGCCTGGTCTACGGGGACGTCGGCTACGGCAAGACCGAGGTGGCGGTGCGCGCGGCCTTCAAGGCGGTGATGGACGGCAGGCAGGTGGCGGTGCTGGTCCCCACCACCGTCCTGGCCCAGCAGCACCACCGCACCTTCAGCGAGCGCTTCTCCCCCTTCCCGGTGCGCGTGGAGGTCCTCTCGCGTTTCCGCAGCCCGCGGGAGCAGAGGGAATTGCTGGAAAAGATAGCCTCGGGCGAGGTGGACGTGGTCATCGGCACCCACCGCCTCCTGCAGGAAGACGTGCACATGGCGAACCTCGGCCTGGTCATCGTGGACGAGGAGCACCGCTTCGGGGTGGCACAGAAGGAGAGGCTGAAGGCGCTGCGGCGGAGCGTGGACGTGCTCACCCTCACCGCCACCCCCATACCGCGCACCCTGCAGATGTCCCTCTCCGGCCTGCGGGACATGAGCGTCATCGACACCCCCATCGAGGACCGCCAGGCGGTCATCACCTCCGTGGGCCCCTACGACGAACGCCTGGTGCGGGAGGCCATACGCAACGAACTGTCCCGCGAGGGCCAGGTCTTCTACGTGCATAACCGCGTACAGACCATAGAACGCGCGGCCAGGCACGTGCGCGAGCTGGTCCCGGAGGCGCGCGTCCTGGTGGGCCACGGCCAGATGAGGGAGGAAAGGCTGCAGCGGGTGATGGAGGACTTCATCTCCCACCGCGCCGACGTCCTGGTGTGCACCACCATCGTGGAATCGGGCCTGGACATCCCCAACGCCAACACCCTCATCGTGGACGGGGCGGAGAACCTCGGCCTCGCGCAGCTCTACCACCTGCGCGGCAGGATAGGGAGGAGCGACCGCCAGGCCTACGCGTATTTCCTCTTCCGCCCCGGTGGGCGCATGACGGAGGGGGCGGCGCAGCGCCTCAAGGTGGTGCGCGACTTCTCGGAGCTGGGGGCCGGCTTGCGGGTGGCCATGAAGGACCTGGAGATACGCGGCGCGGGAAACCTGCTGGGCCCGGAGCAGCACGGACACGTGGAGGCGGTGGGCTTCGAGCTCTACTGCCGCATGCTGGCGGAAGCGGTGGAGGAGCTGCGGGGAAGAAGGCGGCCCCGCGCTTCGCAGGTGACCATCGACCTTCCCCTGCGGGCTTTCGTGCCCGAGGAGTACGTCGCGCGCTCCTCCCGCCGCGTGGAGATATACAGGCGCCTGGCGGAGGCGCGGGAGGAGGCGGAGATCTCCTCGCTGTACGAGGAGGTGAGGGACCGTTACGGGCCTCCGCCGCCGGAGTCGGACACCCTCTTCGCGGTGGCGCGCCTGCGACTCGCCTGCATGGCGGCGGGGGTGAGGGAAGTGGGCCGCGAGGGGGACATGGTGGTGCTGCGGCTGGGCGCGGGCGGGGCACGCAGGGTGGAGGAGCTGCTGGCGGGCATGGAGAGGGCCGCGTCCCCGTGGTCTCTCCACGTCCACAGGCGCGGCGTCCAGGAACTGGTGCTCCGTTGCGAGGAGGCCGGCTGGAAGGAGATGGGAATACACCACGTCGAGAGCCTGGCCAGGACGCTCATCGCGGCCGCGGCGGGAGAAGCGCCCGTGGGGGATGTGTAG
- a CDS encoding glycosyltransferase family 39 protein — MVARDLAGPFRRVAGKLAPVRIWISLALLASVSCGQFLYNLRAGQGYLSENLQRLSHYHLLYLLFAGLLGLLFIAAFSWIAARVCAMSFRDSFRERALASLVLLLLLPVSFSAFPGDDLPKTLYAALVAAFALLCTLLLMFRAARRRGRRAHFTIFVLLLALVALAFALRVCCFFTVQRYVDSDEATIGLMARHILYEGSRPILFYGSAYNSAIDAYVSALLFFFLGPVSFALKLSAMLPLLLAIPLAYLVGRTFHDYRTGLAAAFFLSVAPANLVVISTQQLGGFSWSLFLTALTLLLLLKTGDRGYMERRPFLPWFLVGALCGLMFYVQPLNIPTIAAILLFAVVRHGRRPLVPLLAGALVGCAPLVLYNLVHPLATLTDLRARTTPLNIWQLKTNLKTVAMTSFPLVLGMRSSCDTRLLAPAWLAVPLFLLVCCSLPYLLVRLFRLFGKSAGHPADPGTAAEMDGAFLCLAFIVLGLAFYSLSSYVVINPEYPRQLIALYVPLYLGLGYFLFRMADACGERFGGAGARRLATACVLLLFAGLAALYGTGMADLAKCDTCFAYNRRSSRELIDFLEENGLENFYTGYWTAYKAAFESAEKVCASPAAGPVKMDRYPPYTERVDGSERIAVVFEDYRFRSIELMEQGLAAEEIGFRKTVVGNFVVFWDFSRRPDICRYGLPE; from the coding sequence ATGGTTGCCAGGGACCTCGCAGGACCTTTCAGGCGGGTGGCCGGAAAGCTGGCACCCGTCAGGATCTGGATATCGCTCGCCCTGCTCGCCTCCGTCTCCTGCGGGCAGTTCCTCTACAACCTGCGCGCCGGCCAGGGATATCTCTCGGAGAACCTGCAACGCCTGTCGCATTACCACCTCCTCTACCTCCTTTTCGCGGGGCTCCTGGGCCTTCTTTTTATCGCCGCCTTCTCCTGGATCGCGGCCCGCGTCTGCGCCATGTCCTTCCGGGACTCCTTCCGCGAGAGGGCTCTCGCTTCCCTGGTGCTGTTGCTCCTGCTCCCCGTCTCCTTCTCCGCCTTCCCCGGGGACGACCTACCGAAAACCCTCTATGCCGCCCTCGTCGCCGCATTTGCCCTTCTCTGCACGCTCCTTCTCATGTTCCGCGCGGCCCGGCGTCGGGGGCGCCGGGCGCATTTCACCATATTCGTGCTCCTTCTCGCCCTGGTGGCGCTGGCCTTCGCCCTGCGGGTCTGCTGCTTCTTCACCGTCCAGCGCTACGTGGATTCCGACGAAGCCACCATCGGCCTCATGGCGCGGCACATCCTGTACGAGGGCTCCAGGCCCATCCTCTTTTACGGTTCCGCGTACAACAGCGCCATCGACGCTTACGTGTCGGCCCTGCTCTTCTTCTTCCTCGGCCCGGTGAGCTTCGCCTTGAAGCTGTCCGCGATGCTTCCCCTGCTCCTTGCCATACCCCTCGCCTACCTCGTGGGCCGAACCTTCCACGACTACCGCACCGGCCTGGCGGCGGCGTTCTTCCTCTCCGTCGCACCGGCCAACCTGGTGGTGATCTCCACGCAGCAACTGGGAGGTTTTTCCTGGTCGCTCTTCCTGACCGCGCTCACCCTGCTCCTGCTCCTGAAGACGGGTGACCGGGGCTACATGGAAAGGCGGCCCTTCCTGCCCTGGTTCCTGGTGGGGGCGCTGTGCGGCCTCATGTTCTACGTGCAGCCCCTCAACATCCCCACCATCGCGGCCATCCTGCTGTTCGCGGTGGTCAGGCACGGCCGCCGTCCCCTGGTGCCGCTGCTCGCCGGAGCGCTCGTGGGATGTGCTCCCCTCGTCCTGTACAACCTCGTCCATCCCCTGGCGACACTGACCGACCTGCGGGCCCGCACCACTCCCCTAAACATCTGGCAGTTAAAGACGAACCTGAAAACGGTGGCCATGACCTCGTTCCCCCTGGTGCTGGGCATGAGGAGCTCGTGCGACACCAGGCTCCTGGCGCCGGCCTGGCTGGCCGTCCCGCTCTTTCTCCTCGTCTGCTGCTCGCTGCCGTACCTTCTCGTGCGCCTGTTCAGGCTCTTCGGGAAGAGTGCGGGGCATCCCGCGGATCCCGGCACCGCGGCGGAGATGGACGGGGCTTTCCTGTGCCTCGCCTTCATCGTGCTGGGACTGGCGTTCTACTCGCTCTCCTCGTACGTCGTGATAAACCCGGAATACCCGCGCCAGCTCATCGCCCTTTACGTGCCCCTCTACCTCGGCCTCGGCTATTTCCTCTTCCGCATGGCGGACGCATGCGGCGAGAGGTTCGGGGGGGCGGGGGCGCGCAGGCTCGCCACCGCCTGCGTGCTGCTGCTCTTCGCGGGCCTCGCGGCGCTGTACGGGACGGGCATGGCCGACCTGGCGAAGTGCGACACCTGTTTCGCCTACAACCGCAGGTCCTCGCGGGAGCTCATCGACTTCCTGGAGGAAAACGGCCTCGAGAACTTCTACACCGGTTACTGGACCGCCTACAAGGCCGCCTTCGAGAGCGCAGAGAAGGTCTGCGCCTCCCCGGCGGCGGGGCCGGTCAAGATGGACCGCTACCCCCCGTACACGGAGAGGGTAGACGGGTCGGAAAGGATAGCGGTGGTCTTCGAGGATTACAGGTTCCGCTCCATAGAGCTGATGGAGCAGGGCCTGGCGGCCGAGGAGATCGGGTTTCGCAAGACGGTGGTCGGTAACTTCGTGGTTTTCTGGGATTTTTCGCGCAGGCCCGATATCTGCCGCTACGGCCTGCCGGAATGA
- the mazG gene encoding nucleoside triphosphate pyrophosphohydrolase has product MKGSGKVREEKAGRPVVHVLGLGPGPAGLLTMQAMELMLAADEVLVRTSRHPCLEELASRGVRLRSLDHCYEEAVDMEDAYRRMAHEVLRAAREKGAACYAVPGHPLAAERSVQLLLAGEAEVRLYAAVSFLDAVLIPLRRELLEGVLLLDGERLAAGEYGELDPRLGVVVAQVDSRLKASDVKLALLETYPPEHGIAVVAAAGTEDERVETIPLEGLDRGERFDHLTSLYVPPLPEAEIRDFRRLLEVVARLRGPGGCPWDRRQTHETLARHMVEEAHEAVDAIRRGDREHLCEELGDLLLQVALHAQLGREEGTFDMRDVLRFIIDKLVRRHPHVFGEADLRTPEEVVARWEQIKAEEREGVAEEGDTASLLDGVSEGLPALVHAFKLQSRAARVGFDWEAGSDVLPKLGEELRELEEALRGGEGDLEGELGDMLFTLVNVCRHYRVDPEIALRRASRKFASRFQEMERRCREEGRDMSGMTLEELDRLWEESKGRGEA; this is encoded by the coding sequence ATGAAAGGCAGCGGAAAGGTAAGGGAGGAGAAGGCGGGCAGGCCGGTGGTGCATGTCCTGGGCCTGGGGCCGGGACCTGCCGGCCTACTCACTATGCAGGCCATGGAGCTCATGCTCGCCGCGGACGAGGTGCTGGTGCGCACCTCCCGCCATCCCTGCCTGGAGGAGCTGGCCTCACGCGGCGTGCGCCTGCGTTCCCTGGACCACTGTTACGAGGAGGCGGTGGACATGGAGGACGCGTACCGGCGCATGGCGCACGAGGTCCTGCGGGCGGCGAGGGAGAAGGGGGCCGCCTGCTATGCCGTCCCCGGCCATCCGCTGGCGGCGGAGAGGTCGGTGCAGCTCCTCCTGGCCGGGGAGGCGGAGGTACGCCTGTACGCGGCGGTGAGCTTCCTGGACGCCGTGCTCATCCCCCTGCGGCGGGAGCTCCTCGAGGGGGTGCTGCTCCTGGACGGGGAACGCCTGGCGGCGGGTGAATACGGCGAGCTCGACCCGCGCCTTGGGGTGGTGGTCGCCCAGGTGGACTCCCGCCTCAAGGCCTCCGACGTGAAGCTCGCCCTGCTGGAGACCTATCCCCCGGAGCACGGGATAGCGGTGGTGGCGGCTGCGGGCACGGAGGATGAGAGGGTGGAGACGATCCCCCTGGAGGGACTGGACCGCGGCGAACGTTTCGACCACCTGACCAGCCTCTACGTGCCCCCGCTTCCGGAGGCGGAGATACGCGATTTCCGCCGCCTGCTGGAGGTGGTGGCCCGTTTGCGCGGGCCCGGGGGTTGCCCCTGGGACCGCAGGCAGACCCACGAGACGTTGGCGCGGCACATGGTGGAGGAGGCCCACGAGGCCGTTGACGCCATCCGGAGGGGCGACCGGGAGCACCTCTGCGAGGAGCTGGGGGACCTCCTGCTGCAGGTGGCCCTGCACGCCCAACTGGGGCGGGAGGAGGGGACCTTCGACATGCGCGACGTGTTGCGCTTCATCATCGACAAGCTGGTGCGCCGCCACCCGCATGTCTTCGGGGAGGCGGACCTGCGCACGCCCGAGGAGGTGGTGGCGCGCTGGGAACAGATAAAGGCCGAGGAGAGGGAGGGCGTGGCGGAGGAAGGAGACACGGCGTCGCTGCTGGACGGGGTGTCGGAGGGACTTCCCGCCCTGGTCCACGCCTTCAAGCTGCAGTCGCGCGCGGCGCGCGTGGGGTTCGACTGGGAGGCGGGTAGCGACGTGCTGCCGAAGCTGGGGGAGGAGTTGCGGGAGCTGGAGGAGGCGCTGCGGGGCGGCGAGGGCGACCTGGAGGGAGAGCTGGGGGACATGCTCTTCACGCTGGTGAACGTGTGCCGGCATTACCGCGTGGACCCGGAGATCGCGTTGCGGCGCGCCTCGCGCAAGTTCGCCTCCCGTTTCCAGGAAATGGAGAGACGCTGCAGGGAGGAAGGACGGGACATGTCCGGCATGACCCTGGAGGAACTGGACCGCCTCTGGGAAGAGTCAAAAGGGAGGGGCGAGGCCTAG
- a CDS encoding SpoIID/LytB domain-containing protein, producing the protein MGSKKVATENSGGLPNGGKRAGVLCVTVVVAFSLAAALALPLGPGKALALRQSYVFDGSGWGHGVGMCQYGARGMAAAGRDYRSILTYYYRGTQVSAWSCPATIRVGLLEGMSSLQLAAESGSFALYTPDGDIPGGVLYPGGTWTVRPSSAGGFWIYRPDGSLLNGASYGSTAKPLYVRGSAEGDVLRLPQNGNRGVRRLTRGTPLELNVYGSPLVLRAILVSGFEAYLWGLDEVPGSWPQEAVKAQAVAARSYAVRAMGKHASSNYDICDEVHCQYYRGYDKEKDSGWLQAVNATAGQVLTYGGQVAQCFYSSSCGGHTDNNEDVWGGTPVPYLRGVPDPYCMDSANPHAHWTVTMSREDIESRLNANPGTHIGTLYSIDLSDRTPSGRVRRAAFNGSAGRVTVSGEQLRGLLGLRSAMVTLRSENFDEYIVLANPGAEATSAVVRMVSGRGYASEVSVDMPPLTRRTVHVNDFLGGEEVSVRVQAGRPIVAERAMYFNYRGDFDGGSCSPGVSALSGDWYLAEGYTAQSFDTWIVLYNPDTQGATAYVDLLRRDGYNRTVQLALPPSARLSLGVDALPDFSSCEFSARVRCDRPIAVERAMYFDTAGRRGGHTAEGAAVLSNNWYFAEGYTGESFDTWITVGNPDARAANVEFRLCRPGGRENRTVRATVAPRSRYTLHVDAHLPASEVAVFVGSDVPVVAERSVYFDYRGKAGGSCAMGSPAAASRWYLAEGYTGGDFDEYVVVGNPGAETATVKISLLTPAGLQGVIFQDIPPGARYTLLVDAVLPTHDVSAVVEETGGRGVVAERAMYFNYYGRRGGHASQGITQPSAIWYFAEGYTGS; encoded by the coding sequence TTGGGAAGCAAGAAGGTGGCGACGGAAAACAGCGGAGGTCTTCCGAACGGCGGCAAGCGCGCCGGCGTCCTCTGCGTCACGGTAGTGGTGGCGTTCTCCCTGGCTGCCGCGCTCGCCTTGCCGCTGGGGCCGGGCAAGGCGCTGGCCCTGCGGCAGAGCTACGTTTTCGACGGTTCCGGCTGGGGGCACGGTGTGGGCATGTGCCAGTACGGCGCGCGCGGTATGGCGGCGGCGGGCCGCGATTACCGGTCCATCCTTACCTATTATTACCGGGGGACGCAGGTGAGCGCCTGGTCCTGTCCGGCCACCATACGGGTAGGCCTGCTGGAAGGGATGTCCTCGCTGCAGTTGGCGGCGGAGAGCGGGTCCTTCGCGCTCTATACCCCGGACGGAGATATACCCGGCGGCGTCCTCTACCCCGGCGGCACCTGGACCGTCAGGCCCAGCTCCGCCGGAGGCTTCTGGATCTACAGGCCCGACGGGTCGCTGCTCAACGGCGCGTCCTACGGCAGCACTGCGAAACCCCTCTACGTGCGCGGTTCCGCGGAGGGAGACGTGCTCCGCCTCCCCCAGAACGGGAACCGCGGCGTCCGCCGCCTCACGCGGGGGACGCCCCTGGAGCTCAACGTTTACGGTTCCCCCCTGGTGCTGCGGGCCATACTGGTGAGTGGGTTCGAGGCGTACCTCTGGGGGCTTGACGAGGTGCCGGGAAGCTGGCCGCAGGAGGCGGTGAAGGCGCAGGCGGTGGCGGCCCGTTCCTATGCCGTGCGCGCCATGGGGAAGCACGCCTCCTCCAATTACGACATATGTGACGAGGTGCACTGCCAGTATTACCGCGGTTACGACAAGGAGAAGGATTCCGGCTGGTTGCAGGCGGTGAACGCCACCGCGGGCCAGGTCCTCACCTACGGGGGCCAGGTCGCCCAGTGCTTCTACTCCTCCTCCTGCGGCGGGCACACGGACAATAACGAGGACGTTTGGGGGGGCACGCCCGTGCCCTACCTGCGCGGGGTCCCCGACCCTTACTGCATGGATTCCGCCAATCCCCACGCCCACTGGACTGTGACCATGTCGCGGGAGGACATCGAGTCCCGCCTGAATGCCAACCCCGGTACCCACATAGGCACTCTTTACTCCATCGACCTCTCCGACCGCACGCCCAGCGGCAGGGTGAGACGGGCCGCCTTCAACGGCAGCGCGGGCCGGGTGACGGTCAGCGGCGAGCAGCTCCGCGGCCTGCTGGGCCTGCGCAGCGCCATGGTCACCCTGCGCTCGGAGAACTTCGACGAGTACATCGTCCTGGCCAACCCGGGTGCGGAGGCCACCAGCGCCGTGGTGAGGATGGTGAGCGGCCGGGGGTACGCGAGCGAGGTCTCCGTGGACATGCCCCCCCTCACCCGCAGGACGGTGCACGTCAACGATTTCCTGGGTGGAGAGGAGGTCTCGGTGCGGGTGCAGGCAGGTCGCCCGATAGTGGCCGAGAGGGCCATGTATTTCAACTACCGTGGAGATTTCGACGGCGGTTCCTGCAGCCCGGGCGTGTCCGCTCTTTCCGGTGACTGGTACCTGGCGGAGGGGTACACCGCCCAGTCCTTCGACACCTGGATCGTCCTTTACAATCCCGATACGCAGGGAGCCACGGCCTACGTGGACCTGCTGCGCCGGGACGGCTACAACCGGACCGTGCAACTGGCGCTGCCTCCCTCGGCGCGGCTGAGCCTGGGGGTGGATGCCCTGCCGGATTTTTCCTCCTGCGAGTTTTCCGCGCGCGTCAGGTGCGACCGCCCCATCGCCGTGGAGAGGGCCATGTACTTCGACACCGCGGGGCGCAGGGGAGGGCACACCGCGGAAGGCGCCGCCGTACTTTCCAATAACTGGTATTTCGCCGAGGGTTACACCGGGGAGAGCTTCGACACCTGGATCACGGTGGGCAACCCCGATGCGCGGGCCGCGAACGTGGAGTTCCGCCTCTGCCGCCCGGGCGGGAGGGAGAACAGGACGGTGCGGGCGACGGTGGCGCCGCGTTCGCGCTACACCCTGCACGTGGACGCCCACCTGCCGGCATCGGAGGTGGCCGTTTTCGTGGGCAGCGACGTGCCGGTGGTGGCGGAGCGCTCCGTGTACTTCGATTACCGGGGCAAGGCGGGAGGGAGCTGCGCCATGGGCTCCCCCGCCGCGGCCTCCCGCTGGTACCTGGCGGAGGGCTACACGGGCGGCGATTTCGACGAGTACGTGGTGGTGGGCAACCCGGGCGCGGAGACGGCGACGGTGAAGATATCGCTCCTCACGCCGGCGGGGCTGCAGGGCGTGATATTCCAGGATATACCACCCGGGGCGCGCTACACCCTTCTGGTGGACGCCGTCCTTCCCACGCACGACGTCTCGGCGGTGGTGGAGGAGACGGGGGGCAGGGGCGTGGTGGCGGAGCGCGCCATGTATTTCAACTACTACGGGCGCAGGGGAGGGCACGCGTCGCAGGGGATAACGCAACCCTCCGCCATCTGGTATTTCGCCGAGGGCTACACGGGCTCATAA